GGGCTCTTCGAAGAGGCCGATGAGGGGACCGTCTTCCTGGACGAGATCGCCGACCTGAGCCCGCACCTCCAGGCGAAGCTCCTGCGCGTGATCGACGACCACGAGATCCGGCCGCTCGGCTCTACCCAGAGCCGCAAGGTCGATCTCCGGTTCATCGCCGCCACCAACCGGGATGTGATCCAGGCCGTGCGGGAAGGAACGCTGCGTGAGGATCTCTTTTACCGTCTGAACGTCGTCACCCTGCACCTTCCGCCCCTCAGGGAGCGGAAGGAGGACATCCCCATTCTGGCGGCTCAGTTCATCGCCAAATTCGCCCAGGAACTCGGGAAGCGGGTCCGCGACCTGGACCCGGCCGCCGCCCGCCTCCTGAGGGAGTACCCCTGGCCCGGGAACGTGCGCGAACTCCAGAACATCATCGAACGGGCCGTCTTGATCACCGACGGCACATTGATCCGCCCCGGACACCTCCCCGAAGGCCTGAAGACCGGAGGGACGTTCGCCGGCCAGTCTTTGGAGGAGGGCCTTTCCATCGAGGGCTATACCAAGGCCTTCATCCGCCGTTACCAGGCCACCCTGACCGAACAGCAGCTGGCCGACCGCCTGGGCATCACCCGCAAGGCCCTCTGGGAAAAGCGCAAGCGCTGGAATCTAACTCGCTAGTCCTTGTTCGGACCATCGCCCCAGAGGGGGTCTCCGAAGCGCTCGATGAGCCAGTCTTCGGGAGAGAGATTTTTCCTGATATCGTCTGCTTCGAAGGAATATTGATAATGGTTGCAGTAATCCATGATCTTCCGGTAGGCCTCGATGATCCGGCGGGTCATCTCATGACGGGCGTCGGCATCGTCCGCCGAGCGGTCGGGATGCCATTTTTCGAGGAGCATGCGGTAGTGGGTCTTGATCTGCTTCAGGGTCGCCCTTTCCGGCAGACCGAGGACCTCTTTCGCGGCAGTGATTTCACGGTATCTTTTCATGAGCGGCTCCCGCCTCCAGACGGCTTTCGGATGAATAGCCGGCTTTTACACCCCCATGCCGATCTTGTCAACCAGGCCCCGGTCACGACCCGTCCCCCTCCCCGCCGGTTACCTTTTTTCCTCATTCACCGTCTCATTTGCTACCAAAAGTAACGCGCTTTCAGGTATCGCCCGACCGGCCGCGATTTCTCCAGGAGGCAGGTCTTTTTCGCCGGCGGACCCATGCGCGGGAGCCGGTTCCACCCTCCGTCCCCGCATGTCGCCGGAGGTCGATGCCTGCCCGGATCTCCCGGTGGCGCCCCGCATCCAGGCATCCTGTTACCTTATGTAGCACGACAGGCCTCTTCCCCGGATCCGGAGAGGCCGCACCGCGGGTCCGAGCGCGCCCTCTTTCAATAAATTGATCAACGATATCGATTCATTACAATTCAAGGGCGCCAAACTCGCTCCCCCGGCACAGGAGTTGCTTAACCAATCCATCATGGACCGGGAAAACATCATCCGTTTTTTGACACGCTCACCGCTCTTTCAGGATCTGGAGCCCGGGGTCCTGCAGGATCTGGCCGACCGCCTGGAGGTGGAAACCCACCGCGGGGGCAGCGTCATCCATGAACCTGCCGGGCCGCCCGTCGACCGCCTCCGGATCATCAAAGAAGGGGCGGTCAAGATCACGCTCCCTTTCGGCCGCAACGACGACGCCCTGATCGACTACCGGGGCACCGGTGAGATCCTCGGCTTTCTCTCCCTGCTGACCGGCGGACGGCCCCGCGGAGAGGCCGTCACCCTTGAAGACACGACCTTTTTCGTGCTCGATCGGGCGACCACCCTGAATCTTCTCAAGAGCCAGCCGGCCTTCGCCCAGCAGTTCTTCTCGGATTTCTACAACCGTTATGTCCACAAACCCCACCGGGAGATCGGGAAGAAGAAACTCCTCTACGGGGGAGGCGAAAGGCTCCTTTTCACGACGCCGGTCGGAGAACTGGTCAAACGCGACCTGGTCACCGCCTCCGAGGAAATCTCCATCCGCGAGGCCGCCGAGATCATGATGGCCCGCCGGATCGGCTCCCTCGTCCTTTTGAACGCGCTCGGTCTGCCGGCGGGGATCGTCACCAACAAAGACTTCCGGGACCGCGTGGTCTCCCGGAACCGGGATGTATCCCAACCCGCCCGGCGCATCCAGAGCGTCTCCCTGGTCAAGGCCGAGGCGGCCGAACACTGCATCGAGGCCCTCTTCAAGATGCTGCACTACAACATCCGCCACCTCCTGGTGGTCGAGGGCGGCCGGCTCAAAGGCATCGTGACCGCCCAGGACCTCCTGCGGCTTCAGGGGACATCGCCGATCGCCATCGTGCAGGAACTCGAAAGCCAGCCTTCCATCGACGGCCTGGTGGACCCCGCCGCAAGGATCCAGTCCATGGTCGGCGCCTTCCTCCAGGAGGGGGTCAAGACCAATCACATCCTCAGGATCCTGAACGAGGTGTACGACCGGCTGATCCGGCAGGTGGTGAGCCTGGAGGAACGCCGGCTGGGACGCGCCCCTCTGCCCTATTGCTTCCTGTCCTTCGGCTGCGCAGGCCGTAAGGAGCAGATCTTTATGCTCCCCCAGCGCAATGCCCTCCTCTTCGCAGACCCTCCCTCCCCGGAGACCGCGGAGCCCGCGGCCCGCTATTTCGGCGAGCTTTCGGACGCCATTGTACGCGCCCTGGAACGGCTGGGCTTCCCCGCCGGGGGGGGCGGCGCATCCGGCCATGAGGCCTGCCCCTTCCATTCTTCCACCGCCTGGAAAAACCGCTTTTTCGAATGGATCAAGCGGGCGGACCGCGGATCCATCGAGGCATCCCTGCCGGTCCTCGACTTCCGCGCGCGCTTCGGCGACGAAACCCTGGCCGAAGACCTGAGAAGCGCGGTTTTCGACCGCATCGCCCGACACGGCGTCTTTCTGAACGTCATGGGCCTCACGATCGTCAAGACCTCCCCTCCCGTCAGCGCCTTCAAGCGGTTCATTCTCGAAAAGGAAGGCGAACACAAGGGATGTTTCGATTTGAAGCAGAAGGGGTTGAAACCGCTCGTCGACATGGTCCGCCTGTACGCCCTGGAGGAGGGGATCCGGGAGACCTCGACCTGCGAAAGGCTCGGCGCCCTCAGGGAGCGCTCTCAGCACCTGCGGCCGCACTGCCAGGAACTGGAGTATGCCTTCGAGATCATGAGCGGCCTCTGGCTTCGGACCCAGCACGAACAATATTCTGCGGGCGCGGGCACGGCGTCCTCCTTTCTCGATCCGGACCGTCTCAACCGGCTCGAGAAGCAGGCCCTGCGCGCCATCTTCACCTTCATCGCCAAACTCCAGTTTCTCGTCCAGGAAAGGCACGAACCGATAAAGATCTGAAGAGCGGAAGGGGTTTGTTTTGATCAACCTTTTCAGGAGAAAGACCCGCAGCGAGCCCGCAACCGGCGCAGGGGACAGATCGGATCTTCCGGCCCCGGAGGCCTCCTATGTCATCCTGGACACGGAGTTGACGGGCCTCGACCGGAAGCGGGATTCCATCCTGTCCATCGGCGCCCTCAAGATGGCCGAAGGACGGATCGAGATGGGGCGGACCTTCTATCGTCTGGTCAGACCGGGCAGCGAGATGAAGCACGATGCGATCGTCATCCACGAGATCACGCCGTCCGAAGTGGTCGAAAAACCGCTCATCGACGACATCATCTCCGAATTTCTGGCATTCTGCGAAGACGCCGTCCTGGTGGGCCATTACATCAGCATCGACCTCCACTTCATCAACCGTGAACTCAAACGCATTTCGGGCGCATCGCTGACCAACCCGGTGCTCGACACGCTGACCCTCGTGGACTGGATCCGCTGGAACACCCCGAACCAGGGGGACGAGAGCTTCACCCCGAAAAACTATCAGCTCTATGAGATCGCCAAGGACCTGGGCATCCCCGTGCAGGGTGCCCACAACGCCCTGATGGATGCCTTCATGACCGCCCAGGTGTTTCAGCGGCTGCTGCCGCGGCTGGCACGCCAGGGCATCCGGACGCTCGCGGATCTCCTGCGGGTCGGTAACCCTTCACGGAAACTCAACCAGCCCGGGATGGTGATCTGAGCGTCCTGAAAGGGCCGGTGCGAGGAATTGGTTCCTGCTTTGGCAGGCGATGACATGAGGATGACAAAGGAGGTGATCAAACAAGAGAAGGAGCGGAAGGACGCCTGAGGCCCGCGGCTGCGCCGGGTTCGTAAACGTCCGAACAACCCACAGGAAAAGAGGAGGAGTTATGGAAACGAAGCAGAATTTTGCGGCGTACTGGCGGATGAACCTGACTTATGTCGTCATCCTGCTGTCCATCTGGTTTCTGGTTTCCTATGTCTGCGGCATCCTGCTCGCCGATGCGCTCAGCCACATTTATTTCGGCGGGTTCAGGCTGGGTTTCTGGTTTGCCAACCAGGGATCCGAGGTGGTTTTCGTCATCCTGATCTTCGTCTACGTGAAGCTGATGAACAACCTCGACAAGCGGTTCGACGTCGAAGAAAAGTAGCCGTCCCATCCCGTCGGCTCCCGCCAACCCCAAAGATGAAAGGATAGAGCTATGGGTATCTTAGCATGGACCTGGATCATTGTCGGGTTGTCCTTTTCCTTGTACATCAGCATCGCCATATGGGCCAAAGCCAAAACGACCGGAGACTTTTACGTGGCCGAGCGGCGTGTACCGCCGGTCCTCAACGGCATGGCGACCGGGGCGGACTGGATGTCCGCGGCCTCGTTCATCTCCATGGCCGGTCTGATCTCCTTCATGGGGCGCGACGGCGCCATGTACCTGATGGGCTGGACGGGCGGCTACGTGCTCCTGGCCATGCTCCTCGCCCCCTACCTCCGCAAGTACGGGAAGTTCACCGTCCCCATGTTCGTGGGCGAGCGCTACTATTCCAACGCCGCCCGCGTGGTGGCGGTCCTCTGCGCGATCTTCGTCTCGTTCACTTACGTGGCGGGCCAGATGCGCGGCGTCGGCATCGTCTTTTCGCGCTTCCTGGAGGTCAGCATCAACACGGGGGTCATCATCGGCATGGCGATCGTCTTCTTCTACGCCGTCCTCGGCGGGATGAAGGGCATCACCTACACCCAGGTCGCCCAGTACTGCGTGCTGATTGTCGCCTACATGCTGCCGGCGATCTTCATCTCCATCATGCTGACCGGCAACCCGATCCCGCAGCTCGG
Above is a window of Desulfatiglans anilini DSM 4660 DNA encoding:
- a CDS encoding J domain-containing protein → MKRYREITAAKEVLGLPERATLKQIKTHYRMLLEKWHPDRSADDADARHEMTRRIIEAYRKIMDYCNHYQYSFEADDIRKNLSPEDWLIERFGDPLWGDGPNKD
- a CDS encoding putative nucleotidyltransferase substrate binding domain-containing protein, with product MINDIDSLQFKGAKLAPPAQELLNQSIMDRENIIRFLTRSPLFQDLEPGVLQDLADRLEVETHRGGSVIHEPAGPPVDRLRIIKEGAVKITLPFGRNDDALIDYRGTGEILGFLSLLTGGRPRGEAVTLEDTTFFVLDRATTLNLLKSQPAFAQQFFSDFYNRYVHKPHREIGKKKLLYGGGERLLFTTPVGELVKRDLVTASEEISIREAAEIMMARRIGSLVLLNALGLPAGIVTNKDFRDRVVSRNRDVSQPARRIQSVSLVKAEAAEHCIEALFKMLHYNIRHLLVVEGGRLKGIVTAQDLLRLQGTSPIAIVQELESQPSIDGLVDPAARIQSMVGAFLQEGVKTNHILRILNEVYDRLIRQVVSLEERRLGRAPLPYCFLSFGCAGRKEQIFMLPQRNALLFADPPSPETAEPAARYFGELSDAIVRALERLGFPAGGGGASGHEACPFHSSTAWKNRFFEWIKRADRGSIEASLPVLDFRARFGDETLAEDLRSAVFDRIARHGVFLNVMGLTIVKTSPPVSAFKRFILEKEGEHKGCFDLKQKGLKPLVDMVRLYALEEGIRETSTCERLGALRERSQHLRPHCQELEYAFEIMSGLWLRTQHEQYSAGAGTASSFLDPDRLNRLEKQALRAIFTFIAKLQFLVQERHEPIKI
- a CDS encoding 3'-5' exonuclease, producing the protein MINLFRRKTRSEPATGAGDRSDLPAPEASYVILDTELTGLDRKRDSILSIGALKMAEGRIEMGRTFYRLVRPGSEMKHDAIVIHEITPSEVVEKPLIDDIISEFLAFCEDAVLVGHYISIDLHFINRELKRISGASLTNPVLDTLTLVDWIRWNTPNQGDESFTPKNYQLYEIAKDLGIPVQGAHNALMDAFMTAQVFQRLLPRLARQGIRTLADLLRVGNPSRKLNQPGMVI
- a CDS encoding DUF4212 domain-containing protein, with amino-acid sequence METKQNFAAYWRMNLTYVVILLSIWFLVSYVCGILLADALSHIYFGGFRLGFWFANQGSEVVFVILIFVYVKLMNNLDKRFDVEEK